One Granulicella sp. 5B5 DNA window includes the following coding sequences:
- a CDS encoding MATE family efflux transporter translates to MIATSVISAGGIIASGFCDAATQQIARLRGTGERARMAQTVRSTLGIGATLSFVLACIVWVSAPFVAAHVVVSHVTSLRECVISLRIASLLIVVRSIESVGVSVHRAFDRYGSTVKISAAMRLLTLFTVAGLAICGQRTTSFLIATGVFLIGGTYLQLRELPHFVGEGSLWPSLEPTETWLLVSVGIFVWIQALGGVVFTQFDRILLGVSLGAAAVAPYALCIQFAQPLFGLTASTLHFLFPYLSRRANMISPKELRHTLLKAFICNFLLIVAGAGVLLLCGDRLLALWAGSALAKTAVQILPRIVLGSALMGLSVMGTYALQALGLFRIVALISLCSRAAMLALMLFLLHHMGLQGLVISRLCYGFTALFVYVPLLQIVIKTRRSSGSAIPIPPAKLTEGSAI, encoded by the coding sequence ATGATTGCGACCTCAGTAATCAGCGCCGGCGGCATCATTGCCTCCGGATTTTGTGATGCTGCAACACAACAAATTGCTCGACTTCGAGGGACCGGTGAACGTGCGCGGATGGCGCAAACTGTGAGGAGCACTCTTGGTATTGGGGCGACTCTCAGTTTCGTCCTTGCATGCATTGTCTGGGTGTCGGCACCGTTTGTAGCTGCGCACGTTGTTGTATCGCATGTCACGTCACTGCGGGAGTGCGTCATCTCGCTTCGCATCGCAAGTTTGCTAATCGTCGTGCGCAGCATCGAAAGCGTTGGCGTCAGCGTACATCGCGCGTTCGACAGGTACGGCAGTACCGTTAAGATTAGCGCCGCCATGCGCTTGCTTACTCTTTTTACCGTGGCAGGGCTTGCGATCTGCGGTCAGCGAACGACCAGTTTTCTCATCGCAACGGGCGTGTTTCTCATCGGAGGGACTTATCTGCAGCTCCGAGAACTGCCCCATTTTGTTGGTGAGGGCTCTCTATGGCCTTCCTTAGAACCTACGGAGACATGGCTGCTGGTGAGCGTTGGCATCTTTGTGTGGATACAGGCGCTTGGCGGTGTTGTGTTCACTCAGTTCGATCGCATTCTGCTTGGAGTCTCTCTCGGCGCCGCTGCAGTTGCGCCTTATGCGTTGTGCATTCAGTTCGCACAACCTCTATTCGGCCTTACTGCGTCAACACTGCATTTTCTATTCCCTTATCTCTCCCGGCGAGCCAACATGATTTCGCCTAAAGAGCTACGGCACACATTATTGAAAGCATTTATTTGCAACTTCCTGTTGATCGTCGCAGGCGCAGGCGTATTGCTCCTATGCGGTGATCGCCTCCTCGCTTTGTGGGCTGGCAGTGCACTTGCAAAGACCGCGGTGCAGATTCTTCCCAGAATTGTACTGGGTTCCGCTCTTATGGGCTTGAGCGTTATGGGGACCTATGCGCTCCAGGCACTCGGACTCTTTCGCATTGTGGCTCTTATCAGTCTTTGCAGTCGCGCAGCCATGCTCGCGCTTATGCTCTTCCTGTTGCACCATATGGGGTTGCAGGGGTTGGTGATCTCGCGCTTGTGCTATGGCTTCACGGCTCTGTTTGTTTATGTGCCATTGCTGCAAATTGTGATCAAAACAAGAAGATCCTCAGGCTCGGCCATTCCTATACCGCCTGCCAAGTTGACGGAGGGATCGGCTATATGA
- a CDS encoding glycosyltransferase family 1 protein, with translation MKIMVLAASFSSDISGIQRHALNLVRCLIKSNEITRIDLVVAPWQTKITETLNDISDDRLIIHFEKMHEGPVGRNLWYYRELPLLVRRLQVDLVHLSYPVPFHAAAFGCPTVLSLHDLYPLEIPENFGFPKAIANRWILQQCLRSVSSIACVSDATLHKLKLCTTEKVEQKAVRIYNCVEPRPALPEPHAYRELIGERFLLSVSQHRRNKNIPLLIRVFHRLLRGTAPAPVTKLLIVGIEGPETQSIRSLIADLRLEEHVLLAHGLSEDELQWCYAQCEAVIAPSKTEGFGLPVAEALLAGARVVCSDIAAFREIGGMHCRFVALGPTEELDFATAISETIRRPPGKHVSFTHLSIETLSREYVQLYTRLLLKNQTAAETSAHTGLYAIKDGLALEQSSPAARKWEG, from the coding sequence ATGAAGATCATGGTTTTGGCTGCTTCCTTTTCGTCTGACATCTCTGGCATTCAACGGCACGCGCTGAACCTCGTTCGTTGTTTGATAAAAAGCAACGAGATCACGCGCATTGATCTCGTTGTTGCACCTTGGCAAACGAAGATCACAGAGACACTGAATGATATATCTGACGATCGACTTATTATCCACTTTGAAAAAATGCACGAAGGACCGGTTGGGCGCAACCTCTGGTACTACCGAGAGCTGCCGCTTCTTGTAAGACGGTTGCAGGTTGATCTCGTGCACCTCTCTTACCCAGTGCCCTTTCATGCTGCAGCATTCGGCTGCCCAACGGTACTGAGTCTGCACGATCTCTATCCACTAGAGATCCCTGAGAACTTTGGGTTCCCGAAGGCCATCGCGAACCGATGGATACTGCAGCAGTGCCTTCGTAGCGTTAGCTCGATCGCGTGCGTCTCGGACGCCACTTTGCACAAGTTGAAGCTATGCACGACCGAAAAAGTCGAACAGAAAGCAGTGCGGATCTATAACTGCGTCGAACCCCGTCCCGCTTTGCCAGAACCTCATGCCTATCGAGAGTTAATAGGCGAACGCTTCCTGCTCTCGGTTTCGCAGCACCGCAGAAACAAGAATATCCCTCTTCTCATCCGTGTGTTTCATCGATTACTGCGTGGCACTGCACCGGCGCCTGTGACGAAATTGCTCATTGTCGGAATTGAAGGGCCGGAGACACAGAGCATTCGCTCCCTGATTGCTGATCTCCGCTTGGAGGAACACGTACTTCTCGCGCATGGGCTTTCAGAGGATGAACTGCAGTGGTGCTATGCGCAGTGTGAAGCAGTCATAGCTCCTTCAAAGACAGAGGGTTTCGGTCTGCCCGTCGCCGAGGCCCTCCTCGCAGGTGCGAGGGTCGTGTGCTCTGACATTGCAGCATTCCGCGAGATTGGTGGGATGCACTGCCGTTTCGTCGCATTGGGGCCCACGGAAGAGCTCGACTTTGCAACGGCCATATCGGAGACGATCCGTAGGCCGCCAGGAAAGCACGTCAGCTTTACACATTTGTCAATCGAAACACTTTCGCGCGAATATGTGCAGCTCTATACCCGGCTTCTGCTAAAGAACCAGACAGCCGCGGAGACTAGCGCTCATACCGGGCTTTACGCAATCAAGGATGGTCTTGCCCTTGAACAGAGTTCTCCAGCCGCGCGGAAGTGGGAGGGATGA
- a CDS encoding exopolysaccharide biosynthesis polyprenyl glycosylphosphotransferase, translating to MAASESYVASHLADSAAPGSMRHRAFPGGLNRYVLAGAEVIADLLTCVASLIAAYLVQRKVGGNLGYPLQRVLAIGAVQGLFAVLLLSASGAYGGCSSLMRIRETERAVRAAIQAALLLSFVVSILALQLPPMAVLVNVFLMPVLLIFQKQVTHSLTQALHVRGYGCKRAVIYGAGEAGRRITSTLLHSPKLGLQPVAVWSDGSVPASDGLSVLGYRRESAIPVRFEPLAASTLRSLRCNLLIMAEPHLSAAQFEEMKSIANQAGILVAFVSESAAHAEMQQSVADIDGVLLTSPHEHSTSWSYAFFKRAVDVFAATILLIGLSPVLCIVALLVRLSSPGPSLFIQRRVGRDGEFFDMYKFRTMVSDAPRYAVSPVTSSDPRLTSIGRVLRHLSLDELPQLINVLSGTMSLVGPRPEMPFIVATYNDHQRLRLRVKPGITGLWQLSAARAFPIHENIEYDLYYQRHRTFFMDIAILIHTIFFAVGGGI from the coding sequence ATGGCCGCATCTGAATCCTATGTTGCCAGTCATCTAGCGGACAGCGCAGCGCCTGGAAGCATGCGACACCGAGCGTTTCCGGGCGGTCTAAATCGCTACGTCCTGGCCGGAGCCGAGGTGATCGCCGATCTTCTCACCTGTGTTGCATCTCTCATCGCAGCGTATCTTGTCCAACGAAAGGTTGGAGGGAACCTCGGCTATCCATTGCAGCGGGTACTTGCGATCGGCGCGGTACAAGGACTTTTCGCTGTCCTCCTGCTGAGTGCTTCCGGCGCGTATGGAGGTTGCAGTAGCTTGATGCGCATTCGTGAAACGGAGCGCGCTGTTCGCGCTGCAATCCAGGCCGCGCTGCTCTTGTCTTTTGTGGTCTCGATCCTCGCGCTGCAGTTACCGCCAATGGCTGTCCTGGTTAATGTATTCCTTATGCCTGTGCTGTTGATCTTTCAGAAGCAGGTGACACACTCGCTCACGCAGGCACTGCACGTCAGGGGTTACGGTTGCAAACGTGCCGTGATTTATGGTGCGGGAGAAGCAGGGAGGCGCATCACATCGACTCTGCTTCATTCGCCAAAGCTGGGCTTACAGCCTGTCGCAGTTTGGAGTGACGGCTCGGTCCCGGCAAGCGATGGCCTGTCTGTGCTGGGATACCGCCGTGAGAGCGCAATTCCAGTACGATTTGAGCCTTTGGCTGCGTCGACATTGCGGTCGCTTCGCTGCAACCTTTTGATCATGGCTGAGCCGCATCTGTCGGCGGCTCAGTTCGAGGAGATGAAGAGCATAGCAAACCAAGCTGGTATATTGGTGGCCTTTGTTTCGGAATCTGCTGCGCATGCGGAGATGCAGCAGAGCGTCGCGGATATTGATGGGGTTTTGCTCACGTCTCCGCATGAACACTCGACTTCATGGAGCTATGCGTTCTTCAAGCGAGCAGTCGACGTGTTCGCCGCGACGATATTGCTCATTGGGTTATCGCCGGTATTATGCATCGTGGCTCTGCTCGTACGGCTCAGTTCACCAGGACCTTCACTGTTCATACAAAGGCGAGTTGGCCGCGATGGCGAGTTCTTCGATATGTACAAGTTTCGAACGATGGTGTCTGATGCGCCCCGTTATGCGGTCTCTCCGGTAACTTCAAGCGATCCGCGCCTTACGTCCATTGGTAGGGTGCTGCGGCATCTAAGCTTGGACGAATTACCCCAACTTATCAATGTCTTGTCAGGCACGATGTCGCTTGTGGGACCTCGGCCAGAGATGCCCTTCATCGTTGCGACCTACAACGACCACCAGCGGCTGCGGCTGCGTGTGAAGCCAGGAATCACAGGATTGTGGCAGCTAAGCGCAGCCCGTGCATTTCCTATCCACGAGAACATTGAATACGACCTTTATTACCAACGCCATCGCACCTTCTTCATGGATATTGCAATTCTGATCCACACAATCTTTTTTGCGGTGGGTGGCGGCATATGA
- a CDS encoding WecB/TagA/CpsF family glycosyltransferase, protein MTDTVVHTATSNHVEGSYADVLGVKVSALNMDQAIRQTDAWIASGQCGFICVTGVHGVMEAQRDLEFLRILNSAMLNAPDGMPMSWVGHLQGFTEMDRVYGPDFMAELCRLSVPRGYRHFLYGGDEGVAELLRKSLESKFPGIEVVGTFTPPFRDLTREEEAQLCAQIESTKPHIMWIGLSTPKQERFMARYVERLGVPLLVGVGAAFDYHTGRLRDCPRWIKRAGLQWLHRLFQDPRRLWKRYARNNPEFLWKMTLQLLHLRSSFAVPREPVVAVDASASAEGLSK, encoded by the coding sequence ATGACAGATACCGTCGTACACACTGCCACATCGAATCATGTGGAAGGAAGCTATGCCGATGTGCTCGGAGTGAAGGTGTCCGCGCTCAACATGGATCAGGCAATACGTCAGACCGATGCATGGATTGCCTCGGGACAATGTGGCTTCATCTGCGTAACTGGCGTGCACGGAGTAATGGAAGCGCAGCGGGATCTTGAGTTTCTCCGCATCTTGAACAGTGCCATGCTCAATGCTCCGGACGGTATGCCGATGTCATGGGTTGGGCACCTGCAGGGATTCACAGAGATGGATCGCGTGTATGGGCCGGACTTTATGGCGGAGCTTTGTCGGCTTTCGGTGCCGCGCGGGTATCGGCACTTCCTGTACGGCGGTGATGAGGGTGTCGCGGAACTGCTGAGAAAATCGCTGGAAAGCAAATTCCCGGGGATCGAAGTGGTTGGAACGTTCACGCCTCCTTTTCGGGATCTTACTCGCGAAGAGGAGGCGCAACTGTGTGCTCAGATCGAAAGCACGAAACCCCACATCATGTGGATCGGACTGAGCACGCCAAAACAGGAGAGATTCATGGCACGTTATGTCGAGCGGCTCGGCGTGCCTTTGCTCGTGGGGGTAGGCGCTGCCTTCGATTATCACACCGGGCGCCTGCGCGATTGTCCACGTTGGATCAAGCGCGCAGGCCTGCAGTGGCTTCATCGACTGTTCCAAGACCCGCGCCGTCTATGGAAGCGTTATGCGCGCAACAATCCGGAGTTCCTCTGGAAGATGACCTTGCAGCTCTTGCACCTGCGCTCATCTTTCGCCGTGCCGCGCGAACCGGTTGTAGCTGTCGATGCTTCAGCGTCGGCAGAGGGCCTTTCCAAATGA
- a CDS encoding cytochrome c produces the protein MSLKKNLLRIAPMLLVLTLSLMAAHGLSQTVIQSAASTPTGAKAPKHATVHAQEDEGARVFTQNCARCHNAPDGFSPRISSTVVRHMRIRASLSKHEEEELLRFFNP, from the coding sequence ATGTCTCTCAAGAAAAATCTGTTGCGCATTGCGCCGATGCTGCTGGTGCTCACGCTGTCCTTGATGGCAGCCCATGGTTTATCTCAGACAGTGATACAGTCGGCAGCATCCACGCCAACTGGAGCGAAAGCGCCGAAGCACGCGACTGTACATGCTCAGGAAGATGAGGGCGCCCGTGTCTTCACGCAGAATTGCGCGCGCTGCCACAATGCCCCAGACGGTTTCTCGCCGAGAATCTCTAGTACTGTAGTCCGTCACATGCGCATTCGTGCCTCGTTGAGCAAGCATGAAGAAGAAGAGTTACTGCGCTTCTTCAATCCGTAG
- a CDS encoding cupredoxin domain-containing protein: MKKLLQLTAFGAVIVLGIAFTQVAKSQTEPRRIEVTAKRFSFEPADITVKKGQPVTIVLHNIDTAHGLRFRELNIDLRAPAKGTGQVMFTPEKIGDFVGHCSVFCGSGHGSMELTLHVVE; the protein is encoded by the coding sequence ATGAAGAAATTACTGCAGTTGACGGCATTCGGTGCTGTTATTGTTCTTGGCATTGCTTTCACGCAGGTCGCGAAATCGCAAACCGAGCCGAGACGTATCGAGGTCACAGCGAAACGTTTCTCCTTTGAGCCGGCGGATATCACCGTCAAGAAGGGACAGCCTGTGACTATTGTTTTGCATAATATTGACACGGCGCACGGTCTTCGCTTTCGCGAACTGAACATAGATCTTCGCGCGCCTGCAAAGGGCACCGGTCAGGTCATGTTCACTCCTGAGAAAATTGGTGATTTCGTCGGCCATTGCTCGGTGTTCTGCGGCTCCGGCCACGGCTCGATGGAGCTGACGTTGCACGTGGTGGAGTAG
- a CDS encoding c-type cytochrome encodes MRRTFALSLTAGIALGLAGCRANPPSNFETKTVVFAKHHIFIGNKREHNPLMDNTQTRTDGKEAFSHYCVACHGMDGQNTGVPFIDHISPPIPSLASPEVQSYTDGQLKWILDNGIWPSGMPGSKGTLSDDELWSIVVYLRHLPPIGSQGTPDMYTH; translated from the coding sequence ATGCGTCGTACGTTCGCTCTTTCACTTACGGCAGGAATTGCACTGGGATTGGCCGGTTGTAGGGCCAATCCCCCCAGCAACTTCGAAACGAAGACCGTGGTCTTTGCGAAGCATCATATTTTTATCGGCAATAAGCGTGAACACAATCCACTGATGGACAACACGCAAACACGCACTGATGGTAAAGAAGCATTCTCCCATTACTGCGTTGCATGCCATGGAATGGACGGCCAGAACACTGGAGTTCCGTTCATTGACCACATCTCGCCGCCAATCCCCTCGCTCGCATCGCCCGAGGTTCAAAGTTACACCGACGGCCAACTAAAGTGGATTCTTGATAACGGCATCTGGCCCTCCGGCATGCCAGGCTCAAAGGGAACGTTGAGCGACGACGAACTGTGGTCCATCGTCGTCTATCTGCGGCATCTGCCACCCATTGGTAGTCAGGGCACGCCTGATATGTACACGCACTGA